The window AAAGTATTTTGCCTAAGAGTCCCTAGCCTATCTATAAATACGCCTGTGACTCTATCAGTCTGGCATCCTACGATTGGCACAGGCTAGAAGGCTCTTAGATTTTCTGTCAAAGTTCTATAAGGCGATTCTACAACACTTGAACAACTATGGCTGAAGGTACGTTCCTTGTATAATTTATGTTACGTTGGCTCTGTATGTGTATTCGAATTTCAACATTTTGAGCTCAAGAACTTGATCTTCTTTATACTCAAGTGATTCCAAATTTGGAGCATCAATCTCCCCTATGTGCCCGCAATCCTCAATCATGAAGACCTTCAAGGATAGACTCTTGTAAATATTAAACGTTTCCAACCCTTTAGAAATGTGATTTAATGTCAAAGTCTCAAGGAATTGGGATGTTGCAATAACGCCATCGAGCAATCCATCAGATATCCTCACACGCGATAGCTCTAAAGATTTCGGATTATGATATTTAACAGTTTCCAGCAACAACAAATCCCCCAAACCACCAAAACAAGACAAGTGTTCAAGAGTTGGTGCTTGAATTTTAACAAGCTGGTCATTAAATGCTGAAATGGAAACTGACATGATCTTTTGAAGATTTCGCAGCTCAATCCTTTTCAACACATTCCATTCCTCAAGGATGAAACTGACAATCAAGGGGCAACTATTAAGTATAGTTTGAAGCATGTCGTCACTTAAACAGGCTCGAAATAAAGAAAGTTTTCTCAAAGAACAACAGTTCGCCCCACTACTAGATAATGAAACGCCAGTTAGAATACAACCATTCAGAACTAATTCTTTTAAGGATTTTGCTGCCAAGAttttgaaaataggaagaagaaagggGCGTATATTGGCTCCAGGAGCTCCACAAACTAGATCTTTTACATCATTCTGAAGTGCGATGTCAAGCCACTTATCATACAGAggaaaaatttcaaacttctcaaTAGGGATTTTCCAATACCTGTATCTCTCCAGGATTTTACCCACTATTTTTATGTCTTCCCGTTTATCAACACTGAGTTCAACATTGGGAAGAGTCAAGCAGACTTGTAGTCATGTTTTGGAGAAATGCTCAACTTGTTGCCTCTTTAAAACTAAGATAAGAGAGTATTTCTTGAATTAGGCATTGAGGCAATATGTCTGTTGTTGCTCTCTACCATTGTTGTGGCTTGAAAGTTGCTATATTTCAACCCTACTGCGCAGAGAAATTTATGTAGTGCCGTTTTTGTAGAAGCCAAGGTGGAAATGTAAATAGTAAACCGCTTATCTAGGAAACCTATTTCTAACGGGCTTACATAACTTATCTTCCCTTTTTTAGCTTAATTCTTCgtcataattttttaaaatatatataccaTAACATGCAAAAATAAAAGTTTTGTTATATATTGATTAAAATGGCACCACTTGTTTTATCTAGGTCAATCCTcacatattaaatttttttttggtgGTAGTATATTAGACAACCAAAATGGAAATATTACATAGTATAGTTACCCCAAAAATAATAGTATTGAATCTTAGATCGCTTCTTGGATTGAATAGACTACCCTAGATCTCTTCTAGGGTTAGAATAGACTAAAGTGAGGGTAATACTTTCATGTAATCAACATTGTCAAAAATTAATTAAGCGATAATAAATATTGATACCTTTGAAGTGCATTATTTCAGCATAAAAGCGAATCTGAaatcataatttaaaaaaaaaatgctcATCCTTCTCTGTTATTTGCATTTTTTTAGCATATCGGCTTGCTATTGTTGCTCTTCTCAACATTTCATCTTTTTTATCATCTACAGACCTTTCGATGGATTACCAATTCTTATTAGTTTTCTTccaattttttcaattttatttcttgtttaaatCTTTTGAAGACATCCTAGTGAAGACCCTCCAGTGCCTGCTGCCGACATGCCGGACAATGAGAAGTTTATGATTAATTGTTGAGGCATGGAAacaggcagattttctttgcaaaggctatatcctAAGTGCTTTGGAGGATGACTTGTATAATGTCTATAGTGTTACGAATACTTTGAAAGAATTATGGgatgcacttgagaagaagtacaagactgaaaatgcatgcttgaagaagtttgtggttgccaagtttctagactataaaatgatagacaacaaaactgttggaacccaagttcaggagtttcaacttatttttcacgaccttattgctgaaggtatggtcgttaatgaagcatttcaagtggctgcaatgatcgaaaaattgcctccttcgtggagagatttcaagaactatcttaagcataagcgcaaagaaatgaagttgtaAGATCTTGTGATttgtctcaagattgaggaagacaacaaaatagccgagaagaagtctcgtgaaaattcaacgatcatgggtgctagtatcgttgaggagactgctccaaaaagtaagaagaggaagaggtcttTTGGACaaactaaggagcagaacaaaaagaaattcaagagaaactgctataattgtggaaaaaCTGGTCACAAAGCCCTTGATTGTTGTCTCCcgaaaaaggataagaagaagggaccggccaacatagtggagaaaaataatgacattgatgatctgtgtgcaatgctttcggaatgcaacctagttggaaatccgaaggagtggtggattgatattggagccactcgacatgtttgtgatgtcaaagaagcatttgcgacttactctactgctgatcccgaagaagagctttccatggaaaatactgcaacagccaagattgaaggttatgggaagatattcctgaagatgacttccggcaaggtgttaacgctcaacaacgttcttcatgttcctactattaagaagaatttagtttctacttcgtTACTTATTAAGAATAGATTCAAATGTATATTTGTTTCTgacaaagttgttgtaagcaagaacgAAATGTATGTTGGAATACCTCACAAAGGGCCTTTTCAAACTagatgtaatggttgttgacaatatgaataaaatttcatcttcttcttatttattagaGTCAAATGATTTATAGCATATTCATTTAGGACacgtcaattacaaaaccttgtggaagttaattaatttagaagtattgcttaaattcgagtgtaataaattaaaatatcaaatatgtgttAAATCTAaatttgtaaaacatccttataagtctgttgAAACACTACTACAAAAAAAAGGCCTTTGGCGGCAATTATTTAGCGGCAATAAGGAAATGGTCGCTAATAAATTCTTTAAGCTTAAATATTAGCGGCATATGACCATTAGCCAGTAAAAGATATCCTTTTACCggcaataaaaaataataaccacTAAAAATTACTAATTAAAAttaatcttttattattttaactttTCCTCCGCACAAAAAAGAGAAACATCTTTCCCTCCAATTTTTTTGGATACCTTTTATCGTTTCCCTTCCCaattagaaaaaaatagaaaacaattaGAAAACGATTG of the Nicotiana tabacum cultivar K326 chromosome 7, ASM71507v2, whole genome shotgun sequence genome contains:
- the LOC142162070 gene encoding uncharacterized protein LOC142162070, yielding MPLMQKRVRFWWQQQSIQLFNRFLIVFYFFLIGKGNDKSVDKREDIKIVGKILERYRYWKIPIEKFEIFPLYDKWLDIALQNDVKDLVCGAPGANIRPFLLPIFKILAAKSLKELVLNGCILTGVSLSSSGANCCSLRKLSLFRACLSDDMLQTILNSCPLIVSFILEEWNVLKRIELRNLQKIMSVSISAFNDQLVKIQAPTLEHLSCFGGLGDLLLLETVKYHNPKSLELSRVRISDGLLDGVIATSQFLETLTLNHISKGLETFNIYKSLSLKVFMIEDCGHIGEIDAPNLESLEYKEDQVLELKMLKFEYTYRANVT